In Oenanthe melanoleuca isolate GR-GAL-2019-014 chromosome 8, OMel1.0, whole genome shotgun sequence, a single genomic region encodes these proteins:
- the OLFML2B gene encoding olfactomedin-like protein 2B isoform X2, which produces MARPLPLLLCLAALGAGCRAGTTPAGTAGPSAEPLQDEADNQENILSQLLGDYDKVKAVSEGSDCRCKCLVRPLGRGACQRINEGAFRAEDFYTVETITSGPSCKCACVAPPSALNPCEGDFRLKKLREAESSDLKLSSIVEMLESAFYGLDLLKLHSVTTKLVGRVERLEEGMARNLTQDSQRAGASGEDALQDAPGRENCSRLLPSSLADIESSLQRDAEAAYAHPEGKYEERFLKDETISQQINSVESLPELQLSQEDKKPEQLLQRKLGVRSRPPSKPTIVRGVTYYKAQAPESENDIEETRELDELFSGDNTVDLLIEDQLLRPSSRAGEPLRKPSPVGWPPTPGSTPSTVPAAVTTPVSLSPATPQPSTARRLIPDPEAVTAPAGLAQEGTPLLPTAWASTVVATATEDLATATPAGGWGDMEGSPGAWLQANTPPTPISPASPATPKEGLEEEDIRNIIGRCKDTLSTISGPTTQNTYGRNEGAWMKDPLAREERIYVTNYYYGNTLVEFRNLDNFKQGRWSNSYKLPYSWIGTGHVVYNGSFYYNRAFTRNIIKYDLRQRYVAAWAMLHDVAYEEATPWRWRGHSDVDFAVDENGLWVIYPAISYEGSSQEVIVLSKLNAADLSTQKETTWRTGLRKNFYGNCFVICGVLYAVDSYNKRNANISYAFDTHTNTQIIPRLLFENEYAYTTQIDYNPKDRLLYAWDNGHQVTYHVIFAY; this is translated from the exons ATGGCTCggccgctgccgctgctgctctgcctggccgCGCTGGGCGCCGGCTGCCGGGCTGGCACCACCCCCGCCGGCACGGCCGGGCCCTCCGCTGAGCCGCTGCAGGACGAGGCGGACAACCAGGAGAACATCCTCTCGCAG CTGCTAGGTGACTACGACAAGGTGAAGGCGGTGTCCGAGGGCTCCGACTGCCGCTGCAAATGCCTGGTCCGACCCCTGGGGCGCGGCGCCTGCCAGAGGATTAACGAGGGCGCCTTCAGGGCCGAGGATTTTTACACGGTGGAAACCATCACGTCAGGACCCAGCTGCAAGTGTGCCTGCGTGGCCCCCCCCTCGGCTCTCAACCCCTGCGAGGGCGACTTCAGGCTGAAGAAACTGCGGGAGGCAGAGAGCAGCGACCTCAAG CTCTCCTCCATCGTCGAGATGCTGGAAAGTGCCTTCTATGGCTTGGACCTTCTGAAGCTGCACTCAGTCACCACCAAGCTGGTGGGTCGGGTGGAGAGGCTCGAGGAG GGCATGGCCAGGAACCTGACACAGGACAGCCAGCGGGCAGGGGCCAGCGGGGAGGATGCCCTGCAGGATGCCCCTGGCAGGGAGAACTGCTCCAggctcctccccagcagcctggctgacATCGAGagctctctgcagagggatGCTGAGGCTGCCTACGCCCACCCAGAG GGAAAATACGAAGAAAGATTCCTGAAGGATGAAACCATCTCCCAGCAGATCAACTCGGTGGAATCCCTGCcggagctgcagctctcccaggagGACAAGaagccagagcagctcttgcagaggaagctgggggtgaggagccGGCCTCCTTCCAAGCCCACCATCGTCAGGGGGGTCACCTACTACAAAGCCCAGGCCCCTGAGTCAGAGAATGACATCGAGGAGACACGTGAGTTGG ACGAGCTGTTCAGCGGGGACAACACGGTGGACCTGCTGATAGAGGACCAGCTCCTGaggcccagcagcagggcaggcgAGCCCCTGAGGAAGCCCTCCCCGGTGGGGTGGCCACCCACCCCTGGCAGCACTCCCAGCACGGTGCCAGCTGCTGTGACCAccccggtgtccctgtcccctgccacgCCGCAGCCCAGCACCGCCCGCCGGCTGATCCCTGACCCAGAGGCTGTGACTGCCCcggctgggctggctcaggagggcaccccactgctgcccacagcctggGCCAGCACGGTGGTGGCCACAGCCACAGAGGACTTGGCCACGGCCAcccctgctgggggctggggtgACATGGAGGGCAGCCcaggagcctggctgcaggCGAACACCCCCCCGACGCCCATCAGCCcggccagccctgccaccccaAAGGAGGgcctggaggaggaggacaTCAGGAACATCATTG GGCGCTGCAAGGACACGCTGTCCACCATCTCGGGGCCCACCACGCAGAACACCTACGGGCGCAACGAGGGAGCCTGGATGAAGGATCCCCTGGCCCGGGAGGAGCGGATCTACGTCACCAATTACTACTATGGGAACACCCTGGTGGAGTTCAGGAACCTTGACAACTTCAAGCAAG GTCGCTGGAGCAACTCCTACAAGCTGCCCTACAGCTGGATCGGGACAGGACACGTGGTCTACAACGGCTCCTTCTACTACAACCGCGCCTTCACGCGCAACATCATCAAGTACGACCTGAGGCAGCGCTACGTGGCCGCCTGGGCCATGCTGCACGACGTGGCCTACGAGGAGGCCACCCCCTGGCGCTGGCGCGGCCACTCGGACGTGGACTTCGCCGTGGACGAGAACGGGCTGTGGGTCATCTACCCGGCCATCAGCTACGAGGGCTCCAGCCAGGAGGTGATCGTGCTGAGCAAGCTGAACGCCGCCGACCTCAGCACGCAGAAGGAGACCACGTGGAGGACGGGGCTGCGCAAGAACTTCTACGGGAACTGCTTCGTCATCTGCGGGGTGCTGTACGCCGTGGACAGCTACAACAAGAGGAACGCCAACATCTCCTACGCCTTCGACACGCACACCAACACGCAGATcatccccaggctgctctttgAGAACGAGTACGCCTACACCACGCAGATAGACTATAACCCCAAGGACCGCCTGCTCTACGCCTGGGACAATGGCCACCAAGTCACCTACCACGTCATCTTTGCCTACTGA
- the OLFML2B gene encoding olfactomedin-like protein 2B isoform X3, with protein sequence MARPLPLLLCLAALGAGCRAGTTPAGTAGPSAEPLQDEADNQENILSQLLGDYDKVKAVSEGSDCRCKCLVRPLGRGACQRINEGAFRAEDFYTVETITSGPSCKCACVAPPSALNPCEGDFRLKKLREAESSDLKLSSIVEMLESAFYGLDLLKLHSVTTKLVGRVERLEEGMARNLTQDSQRAGASGEDALQDAPGRENCSRLLPSSLADIESSLQRDAEAAYAHPEGKYEERFLKDETISQQINSVESLPELQLSQEDKKPEQLLQRKLGVRSRPPSKPTIVRGVTYYKAQAPESENDIEETPDELFSGDNTVDLLIEDQLLRPSSRAGEPLRKPSPVGWPPTPGSTPSTVPAAVTTPVSLSPATPQPSTARRLIPDPEAVTAPAGLAQEGTPLLPTAWASTVVATATEDLATATPAGGWGDMEGSPGAWLQANTPPTPISPASPATPKEGLEEEDIRNIIGRCKDTLSTISGPTTQNTYGRNEGAWMKDPLAREERIYVTNYYYGNTLVEFRNLDNFKQGRWSNSYKLPYSWIGTGHVVYNGSFYYNRAFTRNIIKYDLRQRYVAAWAMLHDVAYEEATPWRWRGHSDVDFAVDENGLWVIYPAISYEGSSQEVIVLSKLNAADLSTQKETTWRTGLRKNFYGNCFVICGVLYAVDSYNKRNANISYAFDTHTNTQIIPRLLFENEYAYTTQIDYNPKDRLLYAWDNGHQVTYHVIFAY encoded by the exons ATGGCTCggccgctgccgctgctgctctgcctggccgCGCTGGGCGCCGGCTGCCGGGCTGGCACCACCCCCGCCGGCACGGCCGGGCCCTCCGCTGAGCCGCTGCAGGACGAGGCGGACAACCAGGAGAACATCCTCTCGCAG CTGCTAGGTGACTACGACAAGGTGAAGGCGGTGTCCGAGGGCTCCGACTGCCGCTGCAAATGCCTGGTCCGACCCCTGGGGCGCGGCGCCTGCCAGAGGATTAACGAGGGCGCCTTCAGGGCCGAGGATTTTTACACGGTGGAAACCATCACGTCAGGACCCAGCTGCAAGTGTGCCTGCGTGGCCCCCCCCTCGGCTCTCAACCCCTGCGAGGGCGACTTCAGGCTGAAGAAACTGCGGGAGGCAGAGAGCAGCGACCTCAAG CTCTCCTCCATCGTCGAGATGCTGGAAAGTGCCTTCTATGGCTTGGACCTTCTGAAGCTGCACTCAGTCACCACCAAGCTGGTGGGTCGGGTGGAGAGGCTCGAGGAG GGCATGGCCAGGAACCTGACACAGGACAGCCAGCGGGCAGGGGCCAGCGGGGAGGATGCCCTGCAGGATGCCCCTGGCAGGGAGAACTGCTCCAggctcctccccagcagcctggctgacATCGAGagctctctgcagagggatGCTGAGGCTGCCTACGCCCACCCAGAG GGAAAATACGAAGAAAGATTCCTGAAGGATGAAACCATCTCCCAGCAGATCAACTCGGTGGAATCCCTGCcggagctgcagctctcccaggagGACAAGaagccagagcagctcttgcagaggaagctgggggtgaggagccGGCCTCCTTCCAAGCCCACCATCGTCAGGGGGGTCACCTACTACAAAGCCCAGGCCCCTGAGTCAGAGAATGACATCGAGGAGACAC CAGACGAGCTGTTCAGCGGGGACAACACGGTGGACCTGCTGATAGAGGACCAGCTCCTGaggcccagcagcagggcaggcgAGCCCCTGAGGAAGCCCTCCCCGGTGGGGTGGCCACCCACCCCTGGCAGCACTCCCAGCACGGTGCCAGCTGCTGTGACCAccccggtgtccctgtcccctgccacgCCGCAGCCCAGCACCGCCCGCCGGCTGATCCCTGACCCAGAGGCTGTGACTGCCCcggctgggctggctcaggagggcaccccactgctgcccacagcctggGCCAGCACGGTGGTGGCCACAGCCACAGAGGACTTGGCCACGGCCAcccctgctgggggctggggtgACATGGAGGGCAGCCcaggagcctggctgcaggCGAACACCCCCCCGACGCCCATCAGCCcggccagccctgccaccccaAAGGAGGgcctggaggaggaggacaTCAGGAACATCATTG GGCGCTGCAAGGACACGCTGTCCACCATCTCGGGGCCCACCACGCAGAACACCTACGGGCGCAACGAGGGAGCCTGGATGAAGGATCCCCTGGCCCGGGAGGAGCGGATCTACGTCACCAATTACTACTATGGGAACACCCTGGTGGAGTTCAGGAACCTTGACAACTTCAAGCAAG GTCGCTGGAGCAACTCCTACAAGCTGCCCTACAGCTGGATCGGGACAGGACACGTGGTCTACAACGGCTCCTTCTACTACAACCGCGCCTTCACGCGCAACATCATCAAGTACGACCTGAGGCAGCGCTACGTGGCCGCCTGGGCCATGCTGCACGACGTGGCCTACGAGGAGGCCACCCCCTGGCGCTGGCGCGGCCACTCGGACGTGGACTTCGCCGTGGACGAGAACGGGCTGTGGGTCATCTACCCGGCCATCAGCTACGAGGGCTCCAGCCAGGAGGTGATCGTGCTGAGCAAGCTGAACGCCGCCGACCTCAGCACGCAGAAGGAGACCACGTGGAGGACGGGGCTGCGCAAGAACTTCTACGGGAACTGCTTCGTCATCTGCGGGGTGCTGTACGCCGTGGACAGCTACAACAAGAGGAACGCCAACATCTCCTACGCCTTCGACACGCACACCAACACGCAGATcatccccaggctgctctttgAGAACGAGTACGCCTACACCACGCAGATAGACTATAACCCCAAGGACCGCCTGCTCTACGCCTGGGACAATGGCCACCAAGTCACCTACCACGTCATCTTTGCCTACTGA
- the OLFML2B gene encoding olfactomedin-like protein 2B isoform X1 codes for MARPLPLLLCLAALGAGCRAGTTPAGTAGPSAEPLQDEADNQENILSQLLGDYDKVKAVSEGSDCRCKCLVRPLGRGACQRINEGAFRAEDFYTVETITSGPSCKCACVAPPSALNPCEGDFRLKKLREAESSDLKLSSIVEMLESAFYGLDLLKLHSVTTKLVGRVERLEEGMARNLTQDSQRAGASGEDALQDAPGRENCSRLLPSSLADIESSLQRDAEAAYAHPEGKYEERFLKDETISQQINSVESLPELQLSQEDKKPEQLLQRKLGVRSRPPSKPTIVRGVTYYKAQAPESENDIEETRELADELFSGDNTVDLLIEDQLLRPSSRAGEPLRKPSPVGWPPTPGSTPSTVPAAVTTPVSLSPATPQPSTARRLIPDPEAVTAPAGLAQEGTPLLPTAWASTVVATATEDLATATPAGGWGDMEGSPGAWLQANTPPTPISPASPATPKEGLEEEDIRNIIGRCKDTLSTISGPTTQNTYGRNEGAWMKDPLAREERIYVTNYYYGNTLVEFRNLDNFKQGRWSNSYKLPYSWIGTGHVVYNGSFYYNRAFTRNIIKYDLRQRYVAAWAMLHDVAYEEATPWRWRGHSDVDFAVDENGLWVIYPAISYEGSSQEVIVLSKLNAADLSTQKETTWRTGLRKNFYGNCFVICGVLYAVDSYNKRNANISYAFDTHTNTQIIPRLLFENEYAYTTQIDYNPKDRLLYAWDNGHQVTYHVIFAY; via the exons ATGGCTCggccgctgccgctgctgctctgcctggccgCGCTGGGCGCCGGCTGCCGGGCTGGCACCACCCCCGCCGGCACGGCCGGGCCCTCCGCTGAGCCGCTGCAGGACGAGGCGGACAACCAGGAGAACATCCTCTCGCAG CTGCTAGGTGACTACGACAAGGTGAAGGCGGTGTCCGAGGGCTCCGACTGCCGCTGCAAATGCCTGGTCCGACCCCTGGGGCGCGGCGCCTGCCAGAGGATTAACGAGGGCGCCTTCAGGGCCGAGGATTTTTACACGGTGGAAACCATCACGTCAGGACCCAGCTGCAAGTGTGCCTGCGTGGCCCCCCCCTCGGCTCTCAACCCCTGCGAGGGCGACTTCAGGCTGAAGAAACTGCGGGAGGCAGAGAGCAGCGACCTCAAG CTCTCCTCCATCGTCGAGATGCTGGAAAGTGCCTTCTATGGCTTGGACCTTCTGAAGCTGCACTCAGTCACCACCAAGCTGGTGGGTCGGGTGGAGAGGCTCGAGGAG GGCATGGCCAGGAACCTGACACAGGACAGCCAGCGGGCAGGGGCCAGCGGGGAGGATGCCCTGCAGGATGCCCCTGGCAGGGAGAACTGCTCCAggctcctccccagcagcctggctgacATCGAGagctctctgcagagggatGCTGAGGCTGCCTACGCCCACCCAGAG GGAAAATACGAAGAAAGATTCCTGAAGGATGAAACCATCTCCCAGCAGATCAACTCGGTGGAATCCCTGCcggagctgcagctctcccaggagGACAAGaagccagagcagctcttgcagaggaagctgggggtgaggagccGGCCTCCTTCCAAGCCCACCATCGTCAGGGGGGTCACCTACTACAAAGCCCAGGCCCCTGAGTCAGAGAATGACATCGAGGAGACACGTGAGTTGG CAGACGAGCTGTTCAGCGGGGACAACACGGTGGACCTGCTGATAGAGGACCAGCTCCTGaggcccagcagcagggcaggcgAGCCCCTGAGGAAGCCCTCCCCGGTGGGGTGGCCACCCACCCCTGGCAGCACTCCCAGCACGGTGCCAGCTGCTGTGACCAccccggtgtccctgtcccctgccacgCCGCAGCCCAGCACCGCCCGCCGGCTGATCCCTGACCCAGAGGCTGTGACTGCCCcggctgggctggctcaggagggcaccccactgctgcccacagcctggGCCAGCACGGTGGTGGCCACAGCCACAGAGGACTTGGCCACGGCCAcccctgctgggggctggggtgACATGGAGGGCAGCCcaggagcctggctgcaggCGAACACCCCCCCGACGCCCATCAGCCcggccagccctgccaccccaAAGGAGGgcctggaggaggaggacaTCAGGAACATCATTG GGCGCTGCAAGGACACGCTGTCCACCATCTCGGGGCCCACCACGCAGAACACCTACGGGCGCAACGAGGGAGCCTGGATGAAGGATCCCCTGGCCCGGGAGGAGCGGATCTACGTCACCAATTACTACTATGGGAACACCCTGGTGGAGTTCAGGAACCTTGACAACTTCAAGCAAG GTCGCTGGAGCAACTCCTACAAGCTGCCCTACAGCTGGATCGGGACAGGACACGTGGTCTACAACGGCTCCTTCTACTACAACCGCGCCTTCACGCGCAACATCATCAAGTACGACCTGAGGCAGCGCTACGTGGCCGCCTGGGCCATGCTGCACGACGTGGCCTACGAGGAGGCCACCCCCTGGCGCTGGCGCGGCCACTCGGACGTGGACTTCGCCGTGGACGAGAACGGGCTGTGGGTCATCTACCCGGCCATCAGCTACGAGGGCTCCAGCCAGGAGGTGATCGTGCTGAGCAAGCTGAACGCCGCCGACCTCAGCACGCAGAAGGAGACCACGTGGAGGACGGGGCTGCGCAAGAACTTCTACGGGAACTGCTTCGTCATCTGCGGGGTGCTGTACGCCGTGGACAGCTACAACAAGAGGAACGCCAACATCTCCTACGCCTTCGACACGCACACCAACACGCAGATcatccccaggctgctctttgAGAACGAGTACGCCTACACCACGCAGATAGACTATAACCCCAAGGACCGCCTGCTCTACGCCTGGGACAATGGCCACCAAGTCACCTACCACGTCATCTTTGCCTACTGA
- the OLFML2B gene encoding olfactomedin-like protein 2B isoform X4, with the protein MARPLPLLLCLAALGAGCRAGTTPAGTAGPSAEPLQDEADNQENILSQLLGDYDKVKAVSEGSDCRCKCLVRPLGRGACQRINEGAFRAEDFYTVETITSGPSCKCACVAPPSALNPCEGDFRLKKLREAESSDLKLSSIVEMLESAFYGLDLLKLHSVTTKLVGRVERLEEGMARNLTQDSQRAGASGEDALQDAPGRENCSRLLPSSLADIESSLQRDAEAAYAHPEGKYEERFLKDETISQQINSVESLPELQLSQEDKKPEQLLQRKLGVRSRPPSKPTIVRGVTYYKAQAPESENDIEETHELFSGDNTVDLLIEDQLLRPSSRAGEPLRKPSPVGWPPTPGSTPSTVPAAVTTPVSLSPATPQPSTARRLIPDPEAVTAPAGLAQEGTPLLPTAWASTVVATATEDLATATPAGGWGDMEGSPGAWLQANTPPTPISPASPATPKEGLEEEDIRNIIGRCKDTLSTISGPTTQNTYGRNEGAWMKDPLAREERIYVTNYYYGNTLVEFRNLDNFKQGRWSNSYKLPYSWIGTGHVVYNGSFYYNRAFTRNIIKYDLRQRYVAAWAMLHDVAYEEATPWRWRGHSDVDFAVDENGLWVIYPAISYEGSSQEVIVLSKLNAADLSTQKETTWRTGLRKNFYGNCFVICGVLYAVDSYNKRNANISYAFDTHTNTQIIPRLLFENEYAYTTQIDYNPKDRLLYAWDNGHQVTYHVIFAY; encoded by the exons ATGGCTCggccgctgccgctgctgctctgcctggccgCGCTGGGCGCCGGCTGCCGGGCTGGCACCACCCCCGCCGGCACGGCCGGGCCCTCCGCTGAGCCGCTGCAGGACGAGGCGGACAACCAGGAGAACATCCTCTCGCAG CTGCTAGGTGACTACGACAAGGTGAAGGCGGTGTCCGAGGGCTCCGACTGCCGCTGCAAATGCCTGGTCCGACCCCTGGGGCGCGGCGCCTGCCAGAGGATTAACGAGGGCGCCTTCAGGGCCGAGGATTTTTACACGGTGGAAACCATCACGTCAGGACCCAGCTGCAAGTGTGCCTGCGTGGCCCCCCCCTCGGCTCTCAACCCCTGCGAGGGCGACTTCAGGCTGAAGAAACTGCGGGAGGCAGAGAGCAGCGACCTCAAG CTCTCCTCCATCGTCGAGATGCTGGAAAGTGCCTTCTATGGCTTGGACCTTCTGAAGCTGCACTCAGTCACCACCAAGCTGGTGGGTCGGGTGGAGAGGCTCGAGGAG GGCATGGCCAGGAACCTGACACAGGACAGCCAGCGGGCAGGGGCCAGCGGGGAGGATGCCCTGCAGGATGCCCCTGGCAGGGAGAACTGCTCCAggctcctccccagcagcctggctgacATCGAGagctctctgcagagggatGCTGAGGCTGCCTACGCCCACCCAGAG GGAAAATACGAAGAAAGATTCCTGAAGGATGAAACCATCTCCCAGCAGATCAACTCGGTGGAATCCCTGCcggagctgcagctctcccaggagGACAAGaagccagagcagctcttgcagaggaagctgggggtgaggagccGGCCTCCTTCCAAGCCCACCATCGTCAGGGGGGTCACCTACTACAAAGCCCAGGCCCCTGAGTCAGAGAATGACATCGAGGAGACAC ACGAGCTGTTCAGCGGGGACAACACGGTGGACCTGCTGATAGAGGACCAGCTCCTGaggcccagcagcagggcaggcgAGCCCCTGAGGAAGCCCTCCCCGGTGGGGTGGCCACCCACCCCTGGCAGCACTCCCAGCACGGTGCCAGCTGCTGTGACCAccccggtgtccctgtcccctgccacgCCGCAGCCCAGCACCGCCCGCCGGCTGATCCCTGACCCAGAGGCTGTGACTGCCCcggctgggctggctcaggagggcaccccactgctgcccacagcctggGCCAGCACGGTGGTGGCCACAGCCACAGAGGACTTGGCCACGGCCAcccctgctgggggctggggtgACATGGAGGGCAGCCcaggagcctggctgcaggCGAACACCCCCCCGACGCCCATCAGCCcggccagccctgccaccccaAAGGAGGgcctggaggaggaggacaTCAGGAACATCATTG GGCGCTGCAAGGACACGCTGTCCACCATCTCGGGGCCCACCACGCAGAACACCTACGGGCGCAACGAGGGAGCCTGGATGAAGGATCCCCTGGCCCGGGAGGAGCGGATCTACGTCACCAATTACTACTATGGGAACACCCTGGTGGAGTTCAGGAACCTTGACAACTTCAAGCAAG GTCGCTGGAGCAACTCCTACAAGCTGCCCTACAGCTGGATCGGGACAGGACACGTGGTCTACAACGGCTCCTTCTACTACAACCGCGCCTTCACGCGCAACATCATCAAGTACGACCTGAGGCAGCGCTACGTGGCCGCCTGGGCCATGCTGCACGACGTGGCCTACGAGGAGGCCACCCCCTGGCGCTGGCGCGGCCACTCGGACGTGGACTTCGCCGTGGACGAGAACGGGCTGTGGGTCATCTACCCGGCCATCAGCTACGAGGGCTCCAGCCAGGAGGTGATCGTGCTGAGCAAGCTGAACGCCGCCGACCTCAGCACGCAGAAGGAGACCACGTGGAGGACGGGGCTGCGCAAGAACTTCTACGGGAACTGCTTCGTCATCTGCGGGGTGCTGTACGCCGTGGACAGCTACAACAAGAGGAACGCCAACATCTCCTACGCCTTCGACACGCACACCAACACGCAGATcatccccaggctgctctttgAGAACGAGTACGCCTACACCACGCAGATAGACTATAACCCCAAGGACCGCCTGCTCTACGCCTGGGACAATGGCCACCAAGTCACCTACCACGTCATCTTTGCCTACTGA